The following are from one region of the Mus caroli chromosome 13, CAROLI_EIJ_v1.1, whole genome shotgun sequence genome:
- the Lysmd3 gene encoding lysM and putative peptidoglycan-binding domain-containing protein 3 isoform X2: MAGRNQNRTVSLPGIQASGHVHAFGNCTDNDMLEEDAEVYELRSRGKEKVRRSASRDRLDDIVILTKDIQEGDTLNAVALQYCCTVYQNSSEKVQFFDRNSSPSERKTRFASSTCSVFPRARHCAS, translated from the exons ATGGCGGGGAGGAATCAGAACCGGACGGTTTCCCTCCCAGGAATTCAGGCCAGTGGCCATGTACATGCTTTTGGGAATTGTACAGACAATGACATGTTGGAAGAAGATGCTGAAGTCTATGAACTTCGGTccaggggaaaggagaaggttCGAAGAAGCGCATCGAGAGATAGACTTGATGACATTGTTATATTAACCAAAGATATCCAGGAAGGAGACACTCTAAACGCAGTAGCCCTTCAGTACTGCTGTACG GTCTATCAAAATTCCAGTGAAAAGGTTCAGTTCTTTGACAGAAACTCTTCACCCTCTGAAAGGAAGACAAGGTTTGCATCCTCCACCTGTTCCGTATTTCCAAGAGCAAGACATTGTGCCAGCTGA
- the Lysmd3 gene encoding lysM and putative peptidoglycan-binding domain-containing protein 3 isoform X1, whose translation MAGRNQNRTVSLPGIQASGHVHAFGNCTDNDMLEEDAEVYELRSRGKEKVRRSASRDRLDDIVILTKDIQEGDTLNAVALQYCCTVADIKRVNNLISDQDFFALRSIKIPVKRFSSLTETLHPLKGRQGLHPPPVPYFQEQDIVPADGSLSSSESAGSFLKEVDRDIEQIVKCTDTKKENLNEVVSALTAQQVRFEPDNKSIHRKDPYYGADWGIGWWTAVVIMLIVGIITPVFYLLYYEILAKVDVSHHSTVGSSHLHPGLTPPTQHREMENAIGPTKGIPVGQQDDHKLYRQDPQAHDAQHKT comes from the exons ATGGCGGGGAGGAATCAGAACCGGACGGTTTCCCTCCCAGGAATTCAGGCCAGTGGCCATGTACATGCTTTTGGGAATTGTACAGACAATGACATGTTGGAAGAAGATGCTGAAGTCTATGAACTTCGGTccaggggaaaggagaaggttCGAAGAAGCGCATCGAGAGATAGACTTGATGACATTGTTATATTAACCAAAGATATCCAGGAAGGAGACACTCTAAACGCAGTAGCCCTTCAGTACTGCTGTACG gtAGCAGATATCAAAAGAGTTAACAATCTCATCAGTGATCAAGACTTTTTTGCTCTTAGGTCTATCAAAATTCCAGTGAAAAGGTTCAGTTCTTTGACAGAAACTCTTCACCCTCTGAAAGGAAGACAAGGTTTGCATCCTCCACCTGTTCCGTATTTCCAAGAGCAAGACATTGTGCCAGCTGATGGCTCTCTTTCTTCCAGTGAGTCAGCCGGCAGTTTCCTTAAAGAAGTGGACCGAGACATAGAACAAATAGTCAAGTGTACAGACACCAAGAAGGAGAACCTGAATGAAGTTGTGTCTGCCTTAACAGCACAACAGGTCCGATTTGAACCTGATAACAAAAGCATTCACCGAAAGGATCCGTATTATGGAGCAGACTGGGGGATTGGTTGGTGGACAGCTGTAGTGATAATGTTGATAGTGGGTATAATAACACCAGTGTTTTATTTGCTGTATTATGAAATTTTAGCTAAAGTGGACGTTAGTCACCATTCAACCGTGGGTTCTTCACACTTGCATCCAGGACTCACACCTCCAACACAGCACAGAGAGATGGAAAATGCAATTGGTCCAACAAAAGGAATACCTGTTGGTCAGCAAGATGACCACAAACTATATAGGCAAGACCCTCAGGCACATGATGCTCAACACAAAACGTAA